One Haloplanus sp. GDY1 DNA window includes the following coding sequences:
- a CDS encoding SMODS domain-containing nucleotidyltransferase, with translation MTTLPTLFETFLSEIRPQDEHNDAYKEGHQTLRDHLQTDEDIDEFYVADFLQGSYRRWTALRPQEDEKSDVDVVFVSDLSSDLDTDVALEKCEPFLKEHYEGQWEPNAHSYKIEEDKVEIDLVLTAAPSESTREAIKSLGSLDVGTALTPDDLSTVAKALNISADGDDEWKDEPLKIPHRDENEWENTHPLATIAFTVNKNDITDGHYVNVVKAIKWWRRTKTPEVEGPTSYPLEHIVGQCCPDDINSVAEGVTRTLEELTRQFKTEAMAEETPTLPAHGLPITSENDVLKQIDGKDFAEFYDEAEGAAELARTALDEEDKETSREYWYQLFGEQFPPFGSDDDSDEGGEKAMSVGSSSKVEDPSDHQFAESDS, from the coding sequence ATGACCACGCTTCCCACACTGTTCGAAACCTTCCTGTCAGAGATCCGCCCGCAGGACGAGCACAATGATGCCTACAAGGAGGGCCACCAAACCCTCCGCGATCACTTGCAGACTGACGAGGACATCGACGAGTTCTACGTTGCAGACTTTCTACAGGGGAGCTACCGTCGGTGGACGGCACTGAGACCTCAGGAAGACGAGAAATCTGACGTTGACGTCGTCTTTGTCTCTGATCTCAGTAGTGACCTTGATACCGACGTAGCGCTGGAGAAATGCGAACCGTTCCTGAAGGAACACTATGAGGGGCAGTGGGAACCGAATGCCCACTCCTACAAAATCGAGGAAGATAAGGTGGAAATCGATCTCGTCCTGACAGCGGCACCCAGCGAGTCAACACGTGAAGCCATCAAATCACTGGGTTCACTGGACGTGGGGACAGCCCTGACTCCGGACGACCTTTCAACGGTGGCTAAGGCCCTCAATATCTCAGCAGATGGTGACGACGAGTGGAAGGACGAACCGCTCAAGATCCCACATCGAGATGAGAACGAGTGGGAGAATACCCATCCGCTCGCGACTATCGCCTTCACTGTAAATAAGAACGATATCACGGATGGTCACTACGTGAACGTCGTCAAGGCCATCAAATGGTGGCGGCGAACGAAGACACCCGAGGTCGAAGGACCGACAAGCTATCCCCTCGAGCACATCGTTGGCCAGTGCTGTCCTGACGATATCAACAGCGTCGCCGAGGGCGTGACAAGGACGCTCGAAGAACTCACACGGCAGTTCAAAACCGAGGCAATGGCTGAGGAAACCCCTACCCTGCCTGCTCACGGTCTCCCGATAACCTCCGAAAATGACGTCCTCAAACAGATCGACGGGAAAGATTTCGCGGAGTTCTACGATGAGGCAGAGGGTGCCGCAGAACTCGCGCGGACAGCACTGGATGAGGAGGACAAAGAAACATCGAGGGAGTACTGGTACCAGCTCTTCGGTGAGCAATTCCCTCCGTTCGGAAGTGACGACGATTCTGACGAGGGAGGGGAGAAAGCCATGTCAGTAGGGTCGTCCTCAAAGGTAGAGGATCCATCGGATCACCAGTTCGCCGAGTCGGACAGCTGA